Proteins from one Triticum aestivum cultivar Chinese Spring chromosome 7A, IWGSC CS RefSeq v2.1, whole genome shotgun sequence genomic window:
- the LOC123147087 gene encoding receptor-like protein 52 → MASRYRFHLLLLLGVFLLAEGGKSSSQLTSGDQATLLAIKKQWGNPRQLVSWDPVANADHCNWTGVICGGGRSGGVTGIFLPKLNIAGKVPESLCDLLSLSHLDLSYNNLIGEFPGAALYECSQLRFLDLSNNAFHGVLPNDISRLSPAMEHLNLSTNYFGGAVPAAVAGLPALRSLLLDTNQFTGAYPAAEISKLTRLEQLTLASNQFAPAPAPPEFAELTNLSYLWMSNMNMTGEIPKAYSSLAKLTLIALNNNNLTGQIPEWVWQHPMLECVYLFTNGLVGKLPRKIRSVNLIELDVSSNHLTGEIPEDFSSLKNLSVLFLYTNQLTGIIPASIAMLPNLRDLRLFENRLSGELPPELGKHSPLTNLEVSSNNLSGPLPESLCANGMLQDIVVSNNSMSGELPKSLVDCVLLNNLMISSNSFHGEFPEKIWSLPKLTTLVIESNGFTGALPAELSENISQIDIGNNKFSGFLPTSGTGLLVFKAANNLLFGELPADMSKFANLTRLVLRGNQLTGSIP, encoded by the coding sequence ATGGCGAGCAGATATCGCTTCCACCTTCTACTACTCCTGGGCGTCTTCCTGCTGGCCGAGGGCGGCAAATCGAGCTCGCAGCTCACCTCCGGCGACCAAGCCACCCTCCTAGCTATCAAGAAACAGTGGGGAAACCCTCGTCAGCTTGTGTCGTGGGACCCCGTCGCCAACGCCGACCATTGCAACTGGACCGGCGTGATCTGCGGCGGGGGACGCTCCGGGGGTGTGACGGGGATATTCTTGCCGAAGCTGAACATCGCCGGCAAGGTACCGGAGTCTCTGTGCGACCTGCTGAGCCTCAGCCACCTAGACCTCTCGTACAACAACCTCATCGGCGAGTTTCCCGGTGCCGCGCTCTACGAATGCTCCCAGCTCCGCTTCCTCGACCTCTCCAACAACGCCTTCCACGGTGTCCTCCCGAATGACATCAGCCGCCTGTCACCGGCCATGGAGCACCTCAACCTGTCGACAAATTACTTCGGTGGCGCCGTGCCGGCCGCGGTGGCCGGGCTTCCGGCGCTGAGGTCGCTTCTTCTTGACACCAACCAGTTCACTGGAGCGTACCCAGCGGCCGAGATAAGCAAGCTCACCCGGCTCGAGCAGCTCACGCTTGCCTCGAACCAGTTCGCGCCAGCGCCTGCACCGCCAGAGTTCGCCGAGCTGACCAACCTGAGCTACCTATGGATGTCCAACATGAACATGACCGGTGAGATCCCGAAGGCGTACTCCAGCCTAGCGAAACTCACGCTGATCGCCTTGAACAATAATAACCTCACCGGCCAGATCCCAGAGTGGGTCTGGCAGCACCCAATGCTCGAGTGCGTGTACTTGTTCACCAATGGACTCGTGGGCAAACTACCGCGCAAAATCAGGTCGGTGAATTTGATAGAGCTTGATGTGTCGTCGAACCATCTCACAGGAGAAATACCGGAGGACTTCAGTAGCCTCAAGAACTTGAGCGTACTGTTCCTGTACACCAACCAGCTCACCGGCATCATTCCAGCAAGCATAGCGATGCTCCCAAATCTCAGGGACCTCAGGCTATTTGAAAACCGGCTCTCTGGTGAGCTCCCGCCAGAGCTCGGGAAGCACTCGCCACTTACAAACCTTGAGGTTTCAAGTAACAACCTGTCTGGCCCGCTCCCAGAATCACTTTGCGCCAACGGGATGCTCCAAGACATCGTGGTCTCCAACAACAGCATGTCTGGTGAGCTCCCGAAAAGCCTCGTGGACTGCGTCTTGCTGAACAACCTCATGATCTCCAGCAACAGCTTCCACGGCGAGTTCCCGGAGAAAATATGGTCATTACCAAAGTTGACGACGTTGGTGATAGAGAGCAATGGTTTCACCGGGGCTTTACCAGCCGAGCTATCTGAGAACATCTCTCAGATTGACATAGGGAACAACAAGTTCTCTGGCTTCCTCCCAACTTCGGGAACCGGGCTGCTGGTGTTCAAGGCGGCAAACAACCTGCTCTTTGGCGAGCTACCGGCCGACATGAGCAAGTTTGCCAACCTTACACGTTTGGTGTTGCGTGGCAACCAGCTAACTGGTTCCATACCATGA